Proteins from a genomic interval of Yoonia sp. GPGPB17:
- a CDS encoding HD domain-containing protein gives MSRIDDQLAFLTEADKLKSTLRATMLCDGSRHENSGEHSWHIALYAMVMAEHAKRPVRIDRVIQMLLIHDLVEIDAGDNPIHGNHDTAAMAAIEAAAADRIFGLLPADQGRAFRALWDEFEAAATDDAIFAKSLDRVQPVVANLETGGRSWVDYNVTRDQVETRVGTKVQRGAPALWTTLKTRIDDWFSQNATR, from the coding sequence ATGTCACGTATCGATGACCAACTCGCCTTTCTGACCGAAGCCGACAAGCTGAAATCGACGTTGCGGGCGACGATGCTGTGCGATGGATCGCGGCACGAGAACTCGGGCGAGCATAGCTGGCACATCGCGCTTTACGCGATGGTGATGGCAGAGCATGCCAAACGCCCCGTCCGTATTGACCGTGTCATCCAGATGCTACTGATCCACGATCTGGTCGAGATTGACGCAGGCGATAATCCGATCCACGGCAATCATGATACCGCCGCGATGGCGGCCATCGAGGCTGCTGCCGCAGACCGCATCTTTGGCCTGTTACCCGCAGATCAAGGGCGCGCGTTTCGCGCCCTGTGGGACGAATTCGAAGCGGCCGCAACCGACGATGCGATCTTTGCCAAATCACTTGACCGCGTGCAGCCGGTAGTCGCGAACCTTGAAACAGGCGGCCGTAGCTGGGTCGACTACAACGTTACCAGAGATCAGGTCGAAACCCGCGTCGGCACCAAAGTCCAAAGGGGTGCCCCCGCGCTTTGGACCACACTCAAAACACGTATTGACGATTGGTTTTCACAAAACGCCACGCGCTAG
- a CDS encoding DEAD/DEAH box helicase: MITTLADALAKQGYTDLTPVQEAVTDEALVGQDLLVSAQTGSGKTVGFGLAIGPTILAEDGTFGPAGRPHALIIAPTRELALQVKRELQWLYAGAGATLASCVGGMDFRDERRALERGAHIVVATPGRLRDHIMRGTIDLSDIKAVVLDEADEMLDLGFREDLEFILGEAPESRRTLLFSATVPPMIATLAKSYQRDAMRIATATKEKQHSDIEYRALSVANHDIDAAIINVLRYYDAPNAIVFANTRAMVTRLTTRLSNRGFSVVALSGELTQSERSNALQAMRDGRAKVCVATDVAARGIDLPNLELVVHAELPTNAETLLHRSGRTGRAGRKGISAMIVPAKMKRRGENLLKWGKLTATWSTPPTAEEVSAKDEERLLTDEVWSADFTEDEQAFAKRLLEQHDAEKIAAAYLRLYAGKQSAPEFISEYKDGPAAKERKPRETKSFGPSKWFSVDIGREGKAEARWLLPMICKAGGITKNEIGAIRIQPNETFVEISAPAVPGFLKSVGSDMTLENQGTLTALDGPPQLGERGPRKTKRDYDNGPKRDHGGKPKRDSKPKRHAPRDQAAPPPSQQDDIAAIQPIPGAADDYKGRKPRHKPERRDHGEALTEKRGKPPYKGKSDGKKPPHKGKSGYNSDTKPRKPGGGKPGGKPAGNAKDTSKRFVPPGGKSKPRKGLGKGGNATPRRRKP; encoded by the coding sequence ATGATCACGACCCTCGCCGATGCCCTTGCCAAACAAGGCTATACCGACCTGACCCCTGTGCAAGAGGCCGTGACGGACGAGGCGCTTGTCGGTCAAGACCTTCTCGTGTCGGCGCAAACCGGGTCAGGCAAAACCGTGGGATTTGGTCTGGCGATTGGGCCGACGATCTTGGCCGAAGACGGCACATTCGGCCCCGCCGGTCGCCCCCACGCGCTGATCATCGCCCCAACACGTGAACTGGCCTTGCAGGTCAAACGCGAGTTGCAGTGGCTTTACGCAGGCGCTGGTGCAACCCTCGCCTCTTGCGTCGGCGGCATGGATTTCCGCGACGAACGGCGCGCCCTTGAGCGTGGCGCCCATATCGTCGTCGCGACCCCGGGCCGTCTGCGCGACCACATCATGCGCGGCACGATTGATCTGTCTGATATCAAGGCTGTCGTGCTGGATGAAGCCGACGAAATGCTGGACTTGGGTTTCCGCGAAGACCTCGAATTCATCCTCGGCGAAGCGCCCGAAAGCCGCCGCACCCTGCTGTTCTCGGCCACCGTGCCGCCGATGATTGCCACCTTGGCAAAGTCCTACCAGCGCGACGCCATGCGTATCGCCACCGCGACCAAGGAAAAGCAGCACAGCGATATCGAATACCGCGCCCTGTCTGTGGCCAACCACGATATCGACGCCGCGATCATCAACGTGTTGCGCTACTACGATGCGCCCAACGCCATCGTCTTCGCAAACACCCGCGCGATGGTCACCCGCCTGACAACGCGGCTGTCGAACCGCGGATTCTCGGTTGTTGCGCTCTCCGGTGAATTGACCCAATCCGAACGCTCTAACGCGCTGCAAGCGATGCGGGACGGGCGCGCCAAGGTCTGTGTAGCAACAGATGTTGCGGCACGTGGTATCGATCTGCCGAACCTTGAACTGGTGGTCCACGCGGAACTGCCTACCAACGCCGAAACGCTCCTGCACCGCTCAGGCCGCACGGGTCGGGCCGGGCGCAAGGGAATTTCGGCGATGATCGTCCCGGCCAAGATGAAGCGGCGCGGTGAAAACCTGCTCAAATGGGGGAAGCTGACCGCAACCTGGTCGACACCGCCTACAGCCGAGGAGGTGAGCGCGAAGGATGAAGAGCGTTTGTTGACCGACGAAGTATGGTCCGCCGACTTCACTGAGGATGAACAAGCTTTCGCCAAACGCCTGCTCGAACAACACGACGCCGAGAAAATCGCTGCCGCCTATCTGCGCCTATATGCAGGCAAACAGTCGGCACCTGAATTCATCTCCGAATACAAAGACGGCCCCGCCGCCAAAGAGCGCAAACCACGCGAAACCAAGAGCTTCGGCCCGTCCAAATGGTTCAGCGTCGATATCGGGCGCGAGGGCAAGGCCGAGGCGCGTTGGCTGCTCCCGATGATCTGCAAGGCAGGTGGGATCACCAAAAACGAGATCGGCGCAATCCGCATTCAGCCGAATGAGACGTTCGTTGAAATCTCTGCGCCCGCCGTCCCCGGTTTCCTGAAATCCGTGGGCAGCGATATGACGCTTGAAAACCAAGGCACGCTGACAGCCCTCGACGGCCCGCCACAACTGGGCGAGCGTGGGCCGCGCAAAACCAAACGCGACTATGACAACGGCCCCAAGCGGGATCATGGCGGAAAACCGAAGCGCGACAGCAAGCCAAAGCGCCATGCGCCCCGTGATCAAGCCGCGCCCCCTCCTTCGCAACAAGATGACATCGCGGCGATCCAGCCGATCCCCGGTGCTGCGGATGACTACAAGGGGCGCAAGCCACGTCACAAGCCGGAGCGTCGCGACCACGGTGAAGCACTGACTGAAAAGCGCGGCAAGCCACCTTACAAAGGCAAATCCGACGGGAAAAAACCGCCGCATAAGGGCAAATCAGGTTACAACTCTGACACAAAACCGCGCAAACCGGGGGGCGGCAAGCCAGGCGGGAAACCTGCCGGTAACGCGAAAGACACCTCAAAACGGTTCGTGCCGCCGGGCGGAAAATCCAAGCCACGCAAAGGGTTAGGTAAAGGTGGCAATGCGACCCCTCGGCGTCGAAAGCCTTAA
- a CDS encoding TfoX/Sxy family protein: MTELTSIRNIGPAFEASLKAVGINTAEELRELGADAAYAKLLEGGSKPHFIGYYVLHMALQGRPWNDCKGDEKKALRKSFDKIKAGNFDEKRSELERFLNQIGVVDVGS; this comes from the coding sequence ATGACAGAACTCACCTCTATCAGAAATATTGGGCCAGCTTTCGAGGCATCGCTGAAAGCCGTCGGCATCAATACAGCCGAGGAACTCCGCGAACTCGGGGCGGATGCCGCCTATGCCAAACTGCTTGAAGGCGGCTCGAAACCTCATTTCATTGGCTATTACGTGCTGCATATGGCGCTCCAAGGACGCCCTTGGAACGATTGTAAAGGCGATGAAAAGAAGGCCCTGCGTAAGAGCTTCGATAAGATCAAAGCGGGAAATTTTGACGAGAAGCGCTCCGAACTGGAACGGTTTCTCAACCAGATCGGCGTGGTCGACGTCGGCTCTTAG
- a CDS encoding CBS domain-containing protein: MPQPAQRPGNRLMDRPEYKSKQQPLTGPPNMTVFEAVSKMSEKNYGCVIVTDEDQQVTGVVTERDVMNKLVGGGLDPKTTKLSDIMTSNPRLANETDDMVDWLRIMSNERFRRLPVVDENGHIKAVFTQGDFVSYTWPDLIYQMRSIATATVMKSWPLYLIGGGVALYSIVMVIVLGTLN, translated from the coding sequence ATGCCACAGCCAGCCCAACGTCCCGGTAACCGCCTGATGGACCGTCCCGAATACAAATCTAAGCAACAGCCTCTGACCGGCCCACCCAACATGACGGTGTTTGAGGCGGTATCGAAAATGTCCGAGAAAAACTATGGCTGCGTCATCGTCACAGATGAAGATCAGCAAGTGACCGGCGTCGTGACCGAGCGCGATGTCATGAACAAACTGGTTGGTGGTGGTCTTGATCCCAAGACAACCAAACTGTCGGATATCATGACTTCAAATCCGAGGCTGGCCAACGAGACCGACGACATGGTCGATTGGCTGCGGATCATGTCGAATGAGCGGTTTCGCCGACTTCCAGTAGTTGATGAAAACGGACACATCAAGGCGGTGTTCACGCAAGGTGATTTCGTTTCCTACACATGGCCTGACCTGATCTACCAGATGCGCTCAATCGCAACGGCTACGGTAATGAAAAGCTGGCCACTCTATTTGATCGGTGGCGGCGTTGCGCTTTACTCAATCGTTATGGTGATTGTTCTTGGCACGCTAAACTAA
- a CDS encoding DUF4112 domain-containing protein: MNIQQNIDYELEKLRKVAWRMDALFFIPRTNISVGLDNIVGLVPVVGDALTTLPSLWLINEARKLGASPGTLAYMTLNTVLDFFVGMVPVIGDIFDVIYNANIRNYRALERNLNKKAAHAKTVRTASKSVVWDQPNLLA; this comes from the coding sequence ATGAACATACAACAGAACATTGATTATGAGCTTGAAAAGCTGCGCAAAGTCGCGTGGCGCATGGACGCCCTTTTCTTCATCCCACGCACCAATATCTCGGTGGGTCTGGATAACATTGTCGGTCTCGTCCCCGTTGTGGGCGACGCGCTGACGACGCTGCCCTCGCTTTGGCTCATCAATGAAGCACGTAAACTGGGCGCCTCGCCCGGAACATTGGCCTATATGACGCTGAATACGGTTCTCGACTTTTTTGTCGGCATGGTGCCGGTCATTGGTGACATCTTTGACGTCATCTACAACGCAAATATCCGTAACTATCGTGCGCTAGAGCGCAATCTTAACAAAAAAGCCGCCCACGCCAAAACGGTGCGGACGGCTTCGAAATCGGTTGTTTGGGATCAACCAAACCTGTTGGCTTAG
- the ndk gene encoding nucleoside-diphosphate kinase, producing MAIQRTFSIIKPDATKRNLTGQIVAKFEEAGLRIVASKRIQLTLAQAQQFYGVHAERPFFGELCEFMISEPIVVQVLEGEDAIAKNREVMGATNPEDAAPGTIRKEFALSIGENSVHGSDAPETAAEEIAFFFSGLELVG from the coding sequence ATGGCTATCCAGCGTACTTTCTCCATCATCAAACCCGATGCCACCAAGCGTAACCTGACCGGTCAGATCGTGGCCAAATTCGAAGAGGCAGGGCTGCGTATCGTCGCGTCCAAGCGCATTCAGCTGACATTGGCGCAGGCGCAGCAGTTCTACGGTGTGCACGCTGAACGTCCGTTCTTTGGCGAGCTGTGTGAGTTCATGATTTCCGAGCCCATCGTCGTGCAGGTGCTTGAAGGTGAAGATGCGATCGCAAAGAACCGTGAAGTCATGGGGGCGACCAACCCGGAAGACGCCGCACCCGGCACAATCCGCAAGGAATTTGCGCTGTCCATCGGCGAGAACTCCGTGCACGGATCTGACGCGCCTGAGACAGCCGCAGAAGAGATCGCATTCTTCTTCTCAGGTCTTGAGCTTGTAGGCTAA